From one Nocardioides yefusunii genomic stretch:
- a CDS encoding MFS transporter → MNVSSPSTDAATDASTAPTSADPAVDPAAGSTPPLTSTGDPYDSRRFVLAVLALAVGGFAIGTTEFVSMGLLPQMARATDVSIPSAGHAISAYAIGVVIGAPTMAVLGARWPRRNALLGFMALFAVGNIATALVSSYDGLLLARFVAGLPHGAYFGVASLLAASMARQGREGRAVATVMMGLSVANLLGVPMATWLGQTIGWRAAYWVVAALGLLTFALVVACIPRRPGDATASWRTELGVFKKPQVLITLVAGAVGFGGMFAVYSYVVPTLTEVGGLDESAAPVFLFVFGLGMVLGTWLAGEMSSWSIFGSLFVGSIGQGLCLLAFAAFAASGWWTLPLVMGITTFGSILVVNLQVRLMSVTSEAPTIGAAMNHAALNMANALGAWLGGLVIAAGWGYRAPGVVGFGLAAVGAFVLFASWGLERRTRAVL, encoded by the coding sequence ATGAACGTTTCTTCACCGAGCACCGACGCGGCCACCGACGCGAGCACTGCCCCGACCTCCGCCGACCCCGCCGTCGACCCGGCTGCCGGGTCGACGCCCCCGCTGACGTCGACGGGTGACCCCTACGACAGCCGCCGCTTCGTGCTCGCCGTCCTGGCCCTCGCGGTCGGTGGTTTCGCCATCGGCACCACCGAGTTCGTCTCGATGGGTCTGCTGCCGCAGATGGCTCGCGCCACCGACGTGTCGATCCCGTCGGCCGGTCACGCGATCAGTGCCTACGCGATCGGCGTCGTGATCGGCGCCCCGACGATGGCGGTGCTGGGGGCACGCTGGCCGCGTCGTAACGCGCTGCTGGGTTTCATGGCCCTCTTCGCGGTCGGCAACATCGCCACGGCCCTGGTCTCCTCCTACGACGGTCTGCTGCTGGCCCGTTTCGTCGCCGGTCTGCCGCACGGTGCGTACTTCGGTGTCGCCTCGCTGCTCGCGGCCTCGATGGCCCGACAGGGACGCGAAGGACGTGCGGTCGCGACCGTCATGATGGGCCTCTCGGTCGCCAACCTGCTCGGTGTCCCGATGGCCACGTGGCTGGGACAGACGATCGGTTGGCGCGCGGCCTACTGGGTGGTCGCCGCACTCGGCCTGTTGACGTTCGCGTTGGTCGTGGCGTGCATCCCGCGACGTCCCGGCGACGCCACCGCGTCGTGGCGCACCGAGCTGGGCGTCTTCAAGAAGCCGCAGGTACTGATCACGTTGGTCGCCGGTGCGGTCGGTTTCGGCGGCATGTTCGCCGTGTACTCCTACGTCGTCCCGACGCTGACCGAGGTCGGTGGGCTCGACGAGTCCGCGGCTCCGGTCTTCCTGTTCGTCTTCGGTCTGGGCATGGTGCTGGGCACCTGGCTGGCCGGCGAGATGTCGTCGTGGTCGATCTTCGGGTCGCTCTTCGTCGGCTCGATCGGTCAGGGTCTGTGCCTGCTCGCGTTCGCCGCGTTCGCAGCGTCGGGCTGGTGGACGTTGCCGCTGGTCATGGGCATCACGACGTTCGGTTCGATCCTGGTGGTCAACCTGCAGGTGCGACTCATGTCGGTGACCTCGGAGGCCCCCACCATCGGTGCCGCGATGAACCACGCCGCGCTCAACATGGCCAACGCGCTCGGTGCCTGGCTGGGTGGTCTCGTGATCGCTGCTGGCTGGGGCTACCGCGCGCCCGGCGTCGTCGGTTTCGGGTTGGCTGCGGTCGGTGCGTTCGTGCTGTTCGCCTCCTGGGGCCTGGAGCGCCGCACCCGCGCCGTCCTCTGA
- a CDS encoding NADP-dependent isocitrate dehydrogenase, which produces MAKIIYTHTDEAPLLATYSFLPIVEAFSAKAGVEVETRDISVAARILAQFGLADDALAELGALATTPEANIIKLPNISASIPQLKAAIAELQAAGFDIPDYPDNASTPEELELRAKYDKVKGSAVNPVLREGNSDRRAPASVKNYAKKHPHRMGEWSTESKTNVATMGEHDFKSNEKSVTMPADDVLDVVLTTEAGEKIVLKQGLKVLEAEVIDASVLEVAHLNAFLRNAIARAKAEGVLFSAHLKATMMKVSDPIIFGHVVKAFFADVFATYGDDLAAAGLSANDGLGTIYPGLEKLANGAEIKAAFEKAIAEGPALAMVDSDKGITNLHVPSDVIIDASMPAMIRAGGIMWNAEGKEQDTLAVIPDSSYAGVYQVAIDDCRKNGALDPSTMGTVPNVGLMAKAAEEYGSHDKTFEIPAAGTVEVINAAGEVLLSHDVAEGDIWRACQTKDASIRDWVKLAVTRARASQTPAIFWLDEARGHDAQLIAKVNTYLADHDTEGLDIRILTPELATAFTLERMRKGEDTISVTGNVLRDYNTDLFPILELGTSAKMLSVVPLMNGGGLFETGAGGSAPKHVQQLVNEDYLRWDSLGEFFALVPSLELYAEQSGKPGAKVLATTLDKATETFLNEDRSPGRKLGTIDNRGSHFYLAFYWAQELAAQTEDAELAAAFAPLAAQLAENEEKIVAELVAVQGKPADIGGYYRPDAEKTAAVMRPSATFNAALASL; this is translated from the coding sequence ATGGCCAAGATCATTTACACCCACACCGACGAGGCGCCGCTGCTCGCGACGTACTCGTTCCTCCCCATCGTCGAGGCGTTCTCCGCCAAGGCGGGGGTCGAGGTCGAGACCCGCGACATCTCCGTCGCCGCCCGCATCCTGGCCCAGTTCGGTCTGGCCGACGACGCTCTCGCCGAGCTCGGTGCCCTGGCCACCACGCCTGAGGCCAACATCATCAAGCTGCCGAACATCTCGGCCTCGATCCCGCAGCTCAAGGCTGCGATCGCCGAGCTGCAGGCTGCTGGCTTCGACATTCCGGACTACCCGGACAACGCCAGCACCCCCGAGGAGCTCGAGCTCCGCGCGAAGTACGACAAGGTCAAGGGTTCCGCCGTGAACCCGGTCCTGCGCGAGGGCAACTCCGACCGCCGCGCCCCCGCGTCGGTCAAGAACTACGCCAAGAAGCACCCGCACCGCATGGGCGAGTGGTCGACGGAGTCGAAGACCAACGTCGCCACCATGGGTGAGCACGACTTCAAGTCGAACGAGAAGTCGGTCACCATGCCGGCCGACGACGTCCTCGACGTCGTCCTCACCACCGAGGCCGGCGAGAAGATCGTCCTCAAGCAGGGTCTGAAGGTCCTCGAGGCCGAGGTCATCGACGCCTCCGTGCTCGAGGTCGCTCACCTCAACGCCTTCCTGCGCAACGCGATCGCTCGCGCCAAGGCCGAGGGCGTCCTGTTCTCCGCGCACCTCAAGGCCACGATGATGAAGGTCTCCGACCCGATCATCTTCGGTCACGTCGTCAAGGCGTTCTTCGCCGACGTGTTCGCCACCTACGGTGACGACCTCGCCGCTGCCGGCCTCTCGGCCAACGACGGTCTGGGCACCATCTACCCGGGTCTCGAGAAGCTCGCCAACGGCGCCGAGATCAAGGCTGCCTTCGAGAAGGCCATCGCCGAGGGCCCCGCTCTCGCCATGGTCGACTCCGACAAGGGCATCACCAACCTCCACGTCCCCTCCGACGTCATCATCGACGCCTCCATGCCCGCGATGATTCGCGCCGGCGGCATCATGTGGAACGCCGAGGGCAAGGAGCAGGACACCCTCGCGGTGATCCCGGACTCCTCCTACGCGGGCGTCTACCAGGTCGCGATCGACGACTGCCGCAAGAACGGCGCTCTCGACCCGTCCACGATGGGCACCGTCCCCAACGTCGGTCTCATGGCGAAGGCTGCCGAGGAGTACGGCTCGCACGACAAGACCTTCGAGATCCCGGCTGCCGGTACCGTCGAGGTCATCAACGCCGCGGGCGAGGTCCTCCTCTCCCACGACGTCGCCGAGGGCGACATCTGGCGCGCCTGCCAGACCAAGGACGCCTCCATCCGCGACTGGGTGAAGCTCGCCGTCACCCGCGCCCGCGCGTCGCAGACCCCCGCCATCTTCTGGCTCGACGAGGCCCGCGGCCACGACGCCCAGCTGATCGCCAAGGTCAACACCTACCTGGCCGACCACGACACCGAGGGCCTGGACATCCGCATCCTGACCCCGGAGCTGGCCACCGCCTTCACCCTCGAGCGCATGCGCAAGGGCGAGGACACCATCTCGGTGACCGGTAACGTCCTGCGTGACTACAACACCGACCTCTTCCCGATCCTCGAGCTCGGCACCTCGGCGAAGATGCTCTCCGTCGTCCCGCTGATGAACGGTGGCGGTCTGTTCGAGACCGGCGCCGGTGGTTCGGCCCCGAAGCACGTCCAGCAGCTCGTCAACGAGGACTACCTGCGTTGGGACTCGCTCGGCGAGTTCTTCGCTCTGGTTCCGTCCCTCGAGCTCTACGCCGAGCAGTCCGGCAAGCCGGGCGCCAAGGTCCTCGCGACCACGCTCGACAAGGCCACCGAGACGTTCCTCAACGAGGACCGCTCCCCGGGCCGCAAGCTGGGCACCATCGACAACCGCGGTTCGCACTTCTACCTGGCCTTCTACTGGGCCCAGGAGCTGGCTGCGCAGACCGAGGACGCCGAGCTGGCTGCCGCTTTCGCCCCGCTCGCCGCGCAGCTCGCGGAGAACGAGGAGAAGATCGTCGCCGAGCTCGTCGCCGTCCAGGGCAAGCCCGCCGACATCGGTGGCTACTACCGCCCCGACGCCGAGAAGACTGCCGCTGTCATGCGTCCGTCGGCCACCTTCAACGCCGCCCTCGCCTCGCTCTGA
- a CDS encoding MIP family channel protein — MNSQPTTGHKVAAEVLGTFVLVFFGVGAAVMTGAFNEAAHPSHYVTTGLAFGLTVLVMASAVGRISGGHFNPAVTLGAAVAGRLSWSAVPLYWISQIVGGVLAGAALFFILGTSDNYDVDTMGMGANGFGDASAIGISLGGALVIEALLTAVFLWVILAVTDSRTEVSAVLAPAAIGMMLTLIHFASMSATGTSVNPARSFGPALFAGGDALSQVWVFFVAPLVGAAIAGVSYAFMFGKDPAFDENTPEEPFEDLDRSN, encoded by the coding sequence ATGAACTCACAGCCCACGACCGGCCACAAGGTCGCCGCCGAGGTGCTCGGCACCTTCGTGCTCGTCTTCTTCGGCGTCGGAGCCGCCGTCATGACCGGCGCCTTCAACGAAGCCGCGCACCCGTCCCACTACGTCACCACCGGCCTCGCCTTCGGTCTCACCGTCCTGGTGATGGCCTCTGCGGTCGGCCGGATCTCCGGTGGCCACTTCAACCCGGCCGTCACCCTCGGTGCCGCCGTCGCCGGTCGCCTCTCGTGGTCGGCCGTCCCGCTCTACTGGATCTCCCAGATCGTCGGCGGTGTCCTCGCCGGTGCTGCTCTGTTCTTCATCCTCGGCACCAGCGACAACTACGACGTCGACACCATGGGCATGGGGGCCAACGGTTTCGGCGACGCCTCCGCGATCGGCATCAGCCTCGGCGGCGCCCTCGTGATCGAGGCGCTGCTCACCGCTGTCTTCCTCTGGGTGATCCTGGCCGTCACCGACTCCCGCACCGAGGTCTCCGCCGTGCTGGCGCCGGCCGCGATCGGCATGATGCTGACCTTGATCCACTTCGCCTCGATGTCGGCCACCGGCACCTCGGTGAACCCGGCCCGCTCGTTCGGTCCCGCGCTGTTCGCCGGCGGCGACGCCCTCAGTCAGGTCTGGGTCTTCTTCGTCGCACCGCTCGTGGGTGCCGCGATCGCAGGCGTCAGCTACGCGTTCATGTTCGGCAAGGACCCGGCGTTCGACGAGAACACACCCGAGGAGCCCTTCGAGGACCTCGACCGCTCCAACTGA
- a CDS encoding spermidine synthase, translating into MARKQSSTSPDVYVLELDGMQQSAVDLSDPTRLSFDYMRRIAALIDALPGGRLPQERLAVLHVGGAAMNLPRYVHVRRPGSSQIVLEPNAQVVEQVRAEAPLPPRSGIKVRTVDGATGIGTVREDSLDLVVLDAFDGAQVPVDLTGAEFLGHVVRVLAPGGVFVANLTDRAPFTLVRDVVAGLEALSSTVDGWAPRIAVGAETSTFKAKRPGNVLVAAGALPDEPFGRFSPGEYRVLTGTAVRDSFGGGRPRP; encoded by the coding sequence GTGGCCCGCAAGCAGAGCAGCACCTCCCCTGACGTCTACGTCCTCGAACTCGACGGCATGCAGCAGTCGGCCGTCGACCTCTCCGACCCCACGCGTCTCTCCTTCGACTACATGCGACGGATCGCAGCGTTGATCGACGCACTCCCCGGCGGACGCCTGCCGCAGGAACGCCTCGCAGTGCTCCACGTCGGAGGGGCCGCGATGAACCTGCCGCGCTACGTCCACGTCCGTCGTCCGGGCTCGTCGCAGATCGTGCTCGAACCCAACGCCCAGGTCGTCGAGCAGGTCCGGGCCGAGGCACCGCTGCCGCCGCGCAGCGGGATCAAGGTCCGCACCGTCGACGGGGCCACCGGGATCGGCACCGTGCGTGAGGACTCCCTCGACCTCGTCGTCCTGGACGCCTTCGACGGCGCGCAGGTACCGGTCGACCTCACCGGTGCGGAGTTCCTGGGGCACGTCGTCCGGGTGCTGGCTCCGGGCGGGGTCTTCGTGGCCAACCTGACCGATCGGGCACCGTTCACGCTGGTGCGCGACGTGGTCGCCGGTCTCGAGGCGCTGTCCAGCACCGTCGACGGGTGGGCACCACGAATCGCCGTCGGTGCCGAGACGTCGACGTTCAAGGCGAAGCGTCCCGGCAATGTCCTGGTCGCAGCAGGGGCCCTGCCGGACGAACCGTTCGGCCGGTTCTCCCCCGGCGAGTACCGGGTGCTGACCGGCACCGCGGTGCGCGACTCGTTCGGTGGCGGCCGTCCGCGGCCCTGA
- a CDS encoding malate dehydrogenase: MSQQSPLKVAVTGAAGQIGYNLLFRLVSGALAGDRPVELRLLEIEPALKSLEGVVMELDDCAFPTLAGVEIGSDAEKVFDGVNLALLVGARPRGPGMERGDLLEANGAIFTAQGKALNAVAADDVRIGVTGNPANTNALIAMRNAPDVPASRFSALTRLDHNRAIAQVASKVGVPVTEVSRMTIWGNHSSTQYPDLFHARVGDRSAAEAVGDDAWIVDDFIPTVAKRGAAIIEARGSSSAASAASATIDAARDWLFGTGSPGREDDWVSMAVASPGAYGVPEGLISSFPVRCTDGDWEIVEGLDLNDLSRERIDASVAELVEERDAVQALGLI; the protein is encoded by the coding sequence GTGTCCCAGCAGTCTCCCCTCAAGGTGGCCGTGACCGGTGCCGCCGGTCAGATCGGCTACAACCTGCTGTTCCGTCTGGTCTCCGGCGCACTCGCCGGGGACCGCCCCGTCGAACTGCGACTGCTGGAGATCGAACCGGCGTTGAAGTCCCTCGAGGGCGTCGTGATGGAGCTCGACGACTGTGCGTTCCCCACCCTGGCCGGGGTGGAGATCGGCTCGGACGCCGAGAAGGTCTTCGACGGCGTGAACCTGGCACTGCTGGTCGGGGCCCGCCCGCGCGGCCCCGGGATGGAACGTGGCGACCTGTTGGAGGCCAACGGGGCGATCTTCACCGCCCAGGGCAAGGCCCTCAACGCGGTCGCGGCCGACGACGTCCGGATCGGTGTGACCGGCAACCCGGCCAACACCAACGCCCTGATCGCGATGCGCAACGCCCCCGACGTTCCGGCCTCGCGGTTCTCCGCGCTCACCCGCCTCGACCACAACCGGGCGATCGCCCAGGTCGCGTCGAAGGTCGGGGTTCCCGTCACCGAGGTCTCCCGGATGACGATCTGGGGCAACCACTCCTCCACGCAGTACCCCGACCTGTTCCACGCCCGCGTCGGTGACCGCAGCGCCGCTGAGGCGGTCGGGGACGACGCCTGGATTGTCGACGACTTCATCCCCACCGTCGCCAAGCGAGGCGCGGCGATCATCGAGGCCCGGGGCAGCTCCTCGGCAGCTTCGGCCGCCTCCGCGACGATCGACGCCGCTCGGGACTGGCTCTTCGGCACCGGCTCCCCCGGCCGTGAGGACGACTGGGTCTCGATGGCCGTCGCCTCCCCCGGTGCCTACGGCGTCCCCGAGGGACTGATCTCGTCGTTCCCGGTGCGCTGCACGGATGGCGACTGGGAGATCGTCGAGGGGCTGGACCTCAACGACCTGTCCCGGGAACGGATCGACGCCTCGGTGGCCGAGCTGGTCGAGGAACGCGACGCCGTGCAGGCGCTGGGTCTGATCTGA
- a CDS encoding DUF3017 domain-containing protein, translating to MHEADDLPDTPVPGVGGEVVGVPQHAPTTATTGLTPAEARHADVSSRWFPETLGGVVYLVMLLGAVAAVLVVVLVDWRTGVRIFAGVHVVAALARLVLPASTAGMLAVRSRATDVVLHVVVAGVMVFLAGSIPDQPL from the coding sequence ATGCATGAAGCCGACGACCTCCCTGACACCCCCGTTCCGGGAGTCGGTGGGGAGGTCGTCGGCGTTCCGCAGCACGCCCCGACGACGGCGACCACCGGCCTGACGCCCGCAGAGGCACGTCACGCCGACGTCTCCTCGCGCTGGTTCCCCGAGACGCTCGGCGGCGTCGTCTACCTGGTGATGCTGCTCGGTGCCGTGGCCGCGGTGCTCGTGGTGGTCCTGGTGGACTGGCGCACCGGAGTGCGGATCTTCGCCGGCGTCCACGTCGTGGCTGCGCTCGCGCGACTGGTGCTTCCGGCCAGCACCGCCGGCATGCTGGCCGTGCGTTCACGAGCCACCGACGTCGTCCTGCACGTCGTGGTCGCCGGTGTCATGGTCTTCCTGGCGGGTTCGATTCCCGACCAGCCCCTCTGA
- a CDS encoding bifunctional methylenetetrahydrofolate dehydrogenase/methenyltetrahydrofolate cyclohydrolase produces the protein MTARKLDGTATAAAIKEELRGRITALKEQGIVPGLGTILVGDDPGSRWYVGGKHKDCAEVGIESIRIDLPETATQEEIEDAVRSLNENPACTGYIVQLPLPRGRDENRVLGLIDPAKDADGLHPTNLGWLVLGNEAPLPCTPFGIVELLRRHDVNINGAEVVVVGRGVTVGRPLGLLLTRRSENATVTLCHTGTVDLAEHVRKADIVVAAAGVPGIITGDMIKPGAALLDVGVSRVDGKIAGDLADDVWETAGFVSPNPGGVGPMTRAMLLANVVQIAEKQAAQQS, from the coding sequence ATGACTGCACGCAAGCTCGACGGCACCGCCACGGCGGCCGCGATCAAGGAAGAGCTCCGCGGCCGCATCACCGCGCTCAAGGAGCAGGGCATCGTTCCCGGCCTCGGCACGATCCTGGTCGGCGACGACCCGGGTTCGCGGTGGTACGTCGGCGGCAAGCACAAGGACTGTGCGGAGGTCGGCATCGAGTCGATCCGCATCGACCTGCCCGAGACCGCCACGCAGGAGGAGATCGAGGACGCTGTCCGCAGTCTCAACGAGAACCCCGCCTGCACCGGCTACATCGTCCAGCTGCCGCTCCCGCGCGGTCGCGACGAGAACCGCGTCCTGGGTCTGATCGACCCCGCCAAGGACGCCGACGGCCTGCACCCCACCAACCTCGGTTGGCTGGTGCTCGGCAACGAGGCCCCGCTCCCGTGCACCCCGTTCGGCATCGTCGAGCTGCTGCGTCGTCACGACGTCAACATCAACGGTGCCGAGGTCGTGGTCGTGGGCCGTGGTGTCACCGTGGGCCGCCCGCTGGGTCTGCTCCTGACCCGCCGCAGCGAGAACGCCACCGTCACCCTGTGCCACACCGGCACCGTCGACCTCGCCGAGCACGTCCGCAAGGCCGACATCGTCGTTGCCGCCGCGGGTGTCCCCGGCATCATCACCGGCGACATGATCAAGCCTGGCGCTGCCCTGCTCGACGTCGGTGTCAGCCGCGTCGACGGCAAGATCGCCGGCGACCTGGCCGACGACGTCTGGGAGACCGCTGGTTTCGTCTCCCCGAACCCGGGCGGTGTGGGTCCGATGACCCGCGCGATGCTGCTCGCCAACGTGGTCCAGATCGCCGAGAAGCAGGCTGCCCAGCAGTCCTGA
- the purH gene encoding bifunctional phosphoribosylaminoimidazolecarboxamide formyltransferase/IMP cyclohydrolase — MSSVPTAHDYSADKQVPIKRALVSVFDKTGLDELVKGLHEAGVELVSTGGSAALIESLGLPVTKVEELTGFPECLDGRVKTLHPRVHAGVLADRRIQNHIDQLDELGVEPFDLVVVNLYPFAATVAAGGTVEEIIEKIDIGGPTMVRAAAKNHPSVAIVTDGADYAAALAAARNGGFTYAERKALALKAFVHTASYDTDVATWMGSVLVDSSVNDEGVADGFAAWTGSTFTKQNTLRYGENPHQKAAIYTDGSGTGLAGAQQLHGKEMSYNNYVDTDAARRAANDFDGPAVAIIKHANPCGVATADDIATAHAQAHACDPVSAFGGVIASNRPVSVEMAKQVAEVFTEVIVAPGYEDGAVEILQAKKNIRILVCGTENATELETRPVSGGLLVQEADRFQAEGDDPANWTLATGEAADEATLADLAFAWKAVRAAKSNAILLAKDGGSVGIGMGQVNRVDSCKLAVERANTLAEDGAERARGSVAASDAFFPFEDGPQILINAGVKAIVQPGGSVRDALTIEACKAAGVTMYFTGTRHFFH, encoded by the coding sequence GTGTCTTCCGTTCCCACCGCCCACGACTACAGCGCCGACAAGCAGGTCCCGATCAAGCGGGCCCTCGTCTCGGTCTTCGACAAGACCGGTCTCGACGAACTGGTCAAGGGCCTGCACGAGGCCGGCGTCGAGCTCGTCTCGACCGGTGGCTCCGCCGCCCTGATCGAGAGCCTCGGCCTGCCCGTCACCAAGGTGGAGGAGCTGACCGGCTTCCCCGAGTGCCTCGACGGTCGCGTCAAGACCCTGCACCCGCGCGTCCACGCCGGTGTGCTGGCTGACCGCCGCATCCAGAACCACATCGACCAGCTCGACGAGCTCGGTGTCGAGCCCTTCGACCTCGTCGTCGTGAACCTGTACCCGTTCGCCGCGACCGTCGCCGCCGGCGGCACGGTCGAGGAGATCATCGAGAAGATCGACATCGGCGGCCCGACGATGGTCCGCGCCGCCGCCAAGAACCACCCCAGCGTCGCGATCGTCACCGACGGTGCCGACTATGCTGCCGCGCTCGCCGCAGCCCGCAACGGTGGCTTCACCTACGCCGAGCGCAAGGCTCTGGCGCTCAAGGCGTTCGTCCACACTGCTTCCTACGACACCGACGTCGCCACCTGGATGGGTTCCGTCCTGGTCGACTCCTCGGTCAACGACGAGGGCGTCGCTGACGGCTTCGCCGCCTGGACCGGCTCGACGTTCACCAAGCAGAACACCCTGCGTTACGGCGAGAACCCGCACCAGAAGGCCGCCATCTACACCGACGGTTCGGGCACCGGCCTCGCCGGCGCGCAGCAGCTGCACGGCAAGGAGATGTCGTACAACAACTACGTCGACACCGACGCCGCCCGTCGCGCCGCGAACGACTTCGACGGCCCGGCCGTCGCGATCATCAAGCACGCCAACCCCTGTGGTGTGGCCACCGCCGACGACATCGCGACCGCCCACGCCCAGGCCCACGCCTGCGACCCGGTCTCCGCGTTCGGTGGCGTCATCGCCTCCAACCGCCCCGTCTCGGTCGAGATGGCCAAGCAGGTCGCCGAGGTCTTCACCGAGGTCATCGTCGCCCCGGGCTACGAGGACGGCGCCGTGGAGATCCTCCAGGCCAAGAAGAACATCCGCATCCTGGTGTGCGGCACCGAGAACGCGACCGAGCTCGAGACCCGTCCGGTCTCCGGCGGTCTCCTCGTCCAGGAGGCCGACCGCTTCCAGGCCGAGGGCGACGACCCGGCCAACTGGACCCTCGCGACCGGTGAGGCGGCCGACGAGGCCACCCTCGCCGACCTCGCCTTCGCGTGGAAGGCCGTGCGCGCCGCGAAGTCCAACGCCATCCTGCTCGCCAAGGACGGCGGCTCGGTCGGCATCGGCATGGGCCAGGTCAACCGCGTCGACTCCTGCAAGCTGGCCGTCGAGCGCGCCAACACCCTCGCCGAGGACGGTGCTGAGCGCGCCCGCGGTTCCGTGGCTGCCTCCGACGCCTTCTTCCCGTTCGAGGACGGCCCGCAGATCCTGATCAACGCCGGCGTCAAGGCGATCGTGCAGCCCGGCGGTTCGGTGCGCGACGCACTGACCATCGAGGCCTGCAAGGCCGCGGGCGTCACCATGTACTTCACCGGCACCCGCCACTTCTTCCACTGA
- the purN gene encoding phosphoribosylglycinamide formyltransferase, translating to MPKPTHTPARLVVLVSGSGTNLQAILDACEDPAYGAQVVAVGADRHDIEGLARAERKGIPTFVKRLGDHDSRDAWDRALTRAVAGFEPDLVVLAGFMKLVSAEFLAAFPQAVVNTHPALSPSFPGTKGPADALAYGVKVTGCTLFVVDPGVDTGQIIAQSVVPVEDDDTVETLHERIKVAERVMLVDNVGRMSREGWSVDGRRVRLGI from the coding sequence GTGCCCAAGCCGACTCACACTCCTGCCCGTCTCGTCGTTCTGGTGTCCGGTTCGGGCACCAATCTGCAGGCCATCCTGGATGCCTGCGAGGACCCGGCCTACGGCGCGCAGGTCGTCGCCGTCGGTGCCGACCGTCACGACATCGAGGGGTTGGCCCGCGCCGAGCGCAAGGGCATCCCGACCTTCGTGAAGCGCCTGGGCGACCACGACTCCCGTGACGCGTGGGACCGCGCCCTCACCCGCGCCGTTGCCGGCTTCGAGCCCGACCTCGTCGTCCTGGCCGGCTTCATGAAGCTCGTCAGTGCTGAGTTCCTGGCTGCCTTCCCGCAGGCCGTCGTCAACACCCACCCGGCGCTCTCGCCGTCGTTCCCCGGGACGAAGGGCCCCGCCGACGCCCTCGCGTACGGCGTCAAGGTCACCGGGTGCACGCTGTTCGTCGTCGACCCGGGCGTCGACACCGGCCAGATCATCGCGCAGAGCGTCGTGCCGGTCGAGGACGACGACACCGTGGAGACGCTGCACGAGCGGATCAAGGTCGCCGAGCGCGTCATGCTCGTCGACAACGTGGGACGTATGTCACGCGAGGGTTGGAGCGTCGACGGTCGTCGCGTCCGCCTCGGCATCTGA